The following coding sequences lie in one Microvirga sp. 17 mud 1-3 genomic window:
- the ffh gene encoding signal recognition particle protein, whose protein sequence is MFEGLSDKLSSILNGLTRRGALTEEDVNAALREVRRALLEADVALEVVRSFTDKVRARAVGAEVIKSVSPGQQVVKIVHDQLVEMLGAEAEVVDLNAAPPVGILMVGLQGSGKTTTTAKIAKRLTDRDKRKVLLASLDTRRPAAMEQLAVLGKQVGVDTLPIVAGQSAVQIARRAMEAARLGGYDVVMLDTAGRVTVDEALMTEAADVKAATNPHEVLLVADALTGQDAVNTARAFDQRLGVTGIVLTRMDGDARGGAALSMRAVTGKPIKLVGTGEKVDALEEFHPSRVANRILGMGDIVSLVEKAAENIDQEKAMALAQKMRKGKFDLEDLRDQLAQMEKIGGIGGMLGMLPGIAKMKSQLENANLDDKVIKRQRAIIDSMTPAERRNPDILKASRKKRIAAGSGMKVEDINKLLKMHRQMADVMKMMGGGKGKGMAGALGKMFGLGGGMGGMPQPTPEQIEALQKQMGGKLPEFPGGAGGLPPMPKGIPGLPGLGGPKIPGLPGMGGFPFGGKKK, encoded by the coding sequence ATGTTCGAAGGCCTTTCCGACAAGCTCTCCTCGATCCTCAACGGGCTCACGCGCCGCGGCGCGCTGACCGAGGAGGATGTGAACGCCGCCCTGCGCGAGGTGCGCCGGGCCTTGCTCGAGGCCGACGTCGCCCTCGAGGTCGTGCGCTCCTTCACGGACAAGGTGCGGGCCCGTGCGGTCGGCGCCGAGGTCATCAAGTCGGTTTCGCCCGGCCAGCAGGTGGTCAAGATCGTCCATGACCAGCTCGTCGAGATGCTGGGCGCCGAGGCTGAGGTCGTCGATCTCAACGCGGCCCCGCCGGTCGGCATCCTGATGGTCGGTCTCCAGGGCTCGGGCAAGACCACCACCACGGCCAAGATCGCCAAGCGCCTCACCGATCGCGACAAGCGCAAGGTGCTGCTCGCCTCCCTCGACACCCGCCGCCCGGCAGCCATGGAACAGCTCGCGGTGCTCGGCAAGCAGGTCGGCGTCGATACCCTGCCGATCGTGGCCGGCCAGTCGGCCGTGCAGATCGCGCGGCGCGCCATGGAGGCGGCCCGCCTCGGCGGCTACGACGTGGTCATGCTCGACACCGCCGGCCGCGTCACGGTGGACGAGGCCCTGATGACCGAGGCCGCCGACGTGAAGGCGGCCACGAACCCGCACGAGGTGCTCCTCGTGGCGGATGCCCTAACGGGTCAGGACGCGGTCAACACCGCCCGCGCCTTCGACCAGCGCCTCGGCGTCACGGGCATCGTCCTCACGCGTATGGACGGTGACGCCCGCGGCGGCGCGGCCCTGTCCATGCGTGCCGTCACGGGCAAGCCGATCAAGCTCGTCGGCACGGGCGAGAAGGTCGATGCGCTGGAGGAGTTCCACCCCTCGCGCGTCGCCAACCGCATCCTCGGCATGGGCGACATCGTCTCCCTGGTCGAGAAGGCGGCCGAGAATATCGACCAGGAAAAGGCGATGGCCCTGGCGCAGAAGATGCGCAAGGGCAAGTTCGACCTGGAAGACCTGCGCGACCAGCTCGCCCAGATGGAGAAGATCGGCGGCATCGGCGGGATGCTCGGCATGCTGCCGGGCATCGCCAAGATGAAGTCCCAGCTCGAGAACGCCAATCTCGACGACAAGGTCATCAAGCGCCAGCGCGCCATCATCGATTCCATGACCCCGGCCGAGCGCCGTAACCCGGACATTCTCAAGGCCTCGCGCAAGAAGCGCATCGCGGCCGGCTCCGGCATGAAGGTCGAGGACATCAACAAGCTGCTCAAGATGCACCGCCAGATGGCCGACGTCATGAAGATGATGGGCGGCGGCAAGGGCAAGGGCATGGCGGGCGCGCTCGGCAAGATGTTCGGCTTGGGCGGCGGAATGGGCGGCATGCCCCAGCCGACCCCGGAGCAGATCGAGGCCCTGCAGAAGCAGATGGGCGGCAAGCTGCCCGAATTCCCGGGCGGCGCAGGCGGCCTGCCGCCGATGCCCAAGGGCATCCCGGGCCTTCCCGGCCTCGGCGGGCCCAAGATCCCCGGTCTTCCGGGGATGGGTGGCTTCCCGTTCGGAGGCAAGAAGAAGTGA
- a CDS encoding DUF5993 family protein yields the protein MDQAVLFLLFALAMLAGWFGHRSLALALFGLSFVLSVADYFHHATDALPLSF from the coding sequence ATGGATCAGGCGGTTCTCTTTCTTCTTTTCGCACTGGCGATGCTGGCGGGCTGGTTCGGGCACAGGAGCCTTGCGCTCGCCCTGTTCGGCCTGTCGTTCGTCTTGAGCGTCGCGGATTATTTCCACCACGCCACCGACGCGCTCCCGCTCTCCTTCTGA
- the rplS gene encoding 50S ribosomal protein L19 has translation MNLIQQLEQEQIAKLGKTIPDFQPGDTVIVNVKVKEGERSRVQAYEGVCIARSGGGLNESFTVRKISYGEGVERVFPIYSPMIDSIKVVRRGAVRRAKLYYLRDRRGKSARIAERTDRQDKGQKGATPAAAE, from the coding sequence ATGAACCTCATCCAGCAGCTCGAACAAGAGCAGATTGCCAAGCTCGGCAAGACCATCCCGGACTTCCAGCCCGGCGATACCGTGATCGTCAACGTGAAGGTGAAGGAAGGCGAGCGCTCCCGCGTTCAGGCCTACGAAGGCGTCTGCATCGCCCGTTCGGGTGGCGGCCTCAACGAGAGCTTCACGGTCCGCAAGATTTCCTACGGTGAGGGCGTCGAGCGCGTCTTCCCGATCTATTCGCCCATGATCGATTCCATCAAAGTCGTGCGTCGCGGCGCCGTCCGCCGCGCCAAGCTCTACTACCTGCGCGACCGTCGCGGTAAGTCGGCCCGTATCGCCGAGCGCACCGACCGCCAGGACAAGGGGCAGAAGGGCGCCACTCCGGCCGCTGCCGAGTAA
- a CDS encoding YdcF family protein, whose translation MKTDKDLPMTQVARALNQIAAFLALDDLSGGNSKAHFDCIILAGNSVLKTAEGAFGLVRSGRSPRLLISGGVGHSTELLWQVVAEHPVYRTVPTIGRPEAHILRDIATNHWGLDPARILIDDASTNCGENASCSRKVLEQLDQDPKTILLVQDPTMQRRTDATFRNVWNDRDDISFVNWPTFTPSLCHRGDGLMFENSGAAGLWPLERFISLVLGEVPRLRNDASGYGPKGRGFIAAVDIPEDVEEAYAFLRESLGQRFDTRARVPIAEA comes from the coding sequence ATGAAGACCGATAAGGACTTGCCCATGACGCAGGTCGCAAGGGCGCTCAATCAGATCGCCGCGTTTCTGGCGCTCGACGATCTGTCCGGCGGAAACTCTAAGGCACATTTCGACTGCATTATCCTTGCCGGAAACAGCGTTCTTAAGACAGCCGAAGGAGCCTTCGGCTTAGTGCGAAGCGGTCGAAGCCCTAGGCTCCTGATTTCGGGTGGCGTCGGTCATTCAACGGAGTTGCTTTGGCAAGTCGTGGCTGAGCATCCCGTGTATCGGACGGTCCCTACGATCGGACGACCCGAAGCGCATATTCTCCGTGATATCGCCACGAACCATTGGGGCCTCGATCCGGCCCGCATTCTCATCGATGACGCATCAACCAATTGTGGTGAAAACGCTTCCTGCTCCCGGAAGGTGCTTGAGCAATTGGATCAGGATCCAAAGACGATCCTGCTAGTTCAAGACCCAACCATGCAGCGCCGAACAGATGCAACGTTCCGTAATGTCTGGAATGACAGGGATGACATCTCGTTCGTGAACTGGCCGACCTTCACGCCTAGTCTGTGTCATCGGGGTGATGGCCTGATGTTTGAGAACTCTGGAGCAGCCGGTCTCTGGCCCTTAGAGCGCTTCATCTCCCTCGTGTTAGGCGAAGTTCCGCGCCTTCGGAACGATGCGTCAGGCTATGGTCCCAAGGGAAGGGGCTTTATCGCGGCGGTCGACATCCCCGAAGATGTAGAGGAAGCCTATGCCTTTTTAAGAGAAAGCCTCGGACAGCGCTTCGATACTCGGGCGAGAGTTCCGATTGCCGAGGCTTGA
- the leuC gene encoding 3-isopropylmalate dehydratase large subunit gives MATPRTLYDKIFDDHVVDRQDDGTCLLYIDRHLVHEVTSPQAFEGLRMAGRQVRQPAKTLAVVDHNVPTTDRSKGIDDPESATQVETLALNAKEFGVEYYDERDTRQGIVHVVGPEQGFTLPGMTIVCGDSHTSTHGAFGALAHGIGTSEVEHVLATQTLIQKKAKNMRVTVDGQLPAGVTAKDIILAIIGEIGTAGGTGHVIEYAGEAIRSLSMEGRMTVCNMSIEGGARAGMVAPDEKTYAYLKDRPKSPKGEAWDAALRYWDTLRSDEGAFFDTEIRLDAANLPPIVTWGTSPEDVISVTGAVPNPDEIQDENKRRSKWRALDYMGLKPGQKITDITLDRVFIGSCTNGRIEDLRAVAAIVEGKRVAESVNAMIVPGSGIVKMQAEAEGLDKIFKAAGFDWREPGCSMCLAMNADRLAPQERCASTSNRNFEGRQGFKGRTHLVSPAMAAAAAIAGRFVDIRSWG, from the coding sequence ATGGCCACACCCCGTACCCTCTACGACAAGATTTTCGACGACCACGTCGTCGACCGGCAGGACGACGGGACGTGCCTTCTCTACATCGACCGCCACCTGGTCCATGAGGTGACGAGCCCGCAGGCCTTCGAGGGCCTGCGCATGGCCGGCCGTCAGGTGCGCCAGCCCGCCAAGACCCTGGCGGTGGTGGACCATAACGTGCCGACCACGGACCGGTCCAAGGGCATCGACGATCCGGAATCCGCCACGCAGGTGGAGACGCTCGCCCTGAACGCGAAGGAATTCGGCGTCGAATATTACGACGAGCGCGACACCCGCCAGGGCATCGTGCACGTGGTGGGGCCGGAGCAGGGCTTCACCCTGCCGGGCATGACCATCGTGTGCGGCGACAGCCACACCTCGACCCATGGGGCCTTCGGAGCCCTCGCCCACGGCATCGGCACCTCGGAGGTGGAGCACGTGCTCGCCACCCAGACGCTGATCCAGAAGAAGGCCAAGAATATGCGCGTGACGGTGGACGGGCAATTGCCCGCCGGCGTCACCGCGAAGGACATCATCCTGGCCATCATCGGCGAGATCGGCACCGCCGGCGGCACCGGCCACGTGATCGAATATGCCGGCGAGGCGATCCGGTCCCTGTCCATGGAAGGCCGGATGACCGTGTGCAACATGTCCATCGAGGGCGGCGCCCGCGCCGGCATGGTGGCACCCGACGAGAAGACTTATGCGTATCTGAAGGACCGGCCCAAGTCTCCGAAGGGCGAGGCCTGGGATGCGGCTCTGCGCTACTGGGACACCCTGCGCTCGGACGAGGGCGCGTTCTTCGACACGGAAATCCGCCTCGATGCCGCCAACCTGCCGCCCATCGTGACCTGGGGCACGAGCCCTGAGGACGTGATCTCGGTCACGGGCGCGGTGCCGAACCCGGATGAGATCCAGGACGAGAACAAGCGCCGCTCCAAGTGGCGGGCCCTCGATTATATGGGCCTCAAGCCGGGGCAGAAGATCACCGACATCACCCTCGACCGCGTTTTCATCGGCTCCTGCACCAACGGCCGCATCGAGGACCTGCGGGCCGTCGCGGCGATCGTTGAGGGCAAGCGCGTCGCCGAGAGCGTCAACGCCATGATCGTCCCGGGCTCCGGCATCGTGAAGATGCAGGCCGAGGCCGAGGGCCTCGACAAGATCTTCAAGGCCGCCGGCTTTGACTGGCGCGAGCCCGGCTGCTCCATGTGCCTCGCCATGAACGCGGACCGCCTTGCGCCGCAGGAGCGCTGCGCCTCCACGTCGAACCGCAACTTCGAGGGCCGCCAGGGCTTCAAGGGCCGCACGCACCTCGTCTCGCCCGCCATGGCGGCCGCGGCCGCGATCGCCGGACGGTTCGTGGACATCCGCAGCTGGGGCTGA
- a CDS encoding glutathione S-transferase translates to MSDDALRIEDAINETCPWSGKPIAADSLTRYRGAVVGFCNPGCRDKFAAAVDHFEKALAERDVPLIAKGID, encoded by the coding sequence ATGTCGGACGACGCCTTGCGCATCGAAGACGCGATCAACGAGACCTGCCCGTGGTCGGGAAAGCCGATCGCGGCGGATTCGCTCACCCGTTACCGCGGAGCGGTCGTCGGCTTCTGCAACCCGGGCTGCCGCGACAAGTTCGCCGCGGCCGTCGACCACTTTGAAAAGGCCCTTGCCGAGCGCGATGTACCTCTCATCGCAAAAGGAATTGATTGA
- the rpsP gene encoding 30S ribosomal protein S16, whose protein sequence is MSLKIRLTRAGAKKRPYYRIVVADSRSPRDGRFIEKVGTYDPMKPKDDAGRVVLETEKVQAWLAKGAQPTDRVLRFLDAAGLLKRSPRNNPQKAVPGKKAQERAEAKAAASAAGEGEAA, encoded by the coding sequence ATGTCCCTCAAGATCCGTCTGACCCGCGCTGGCGCGAAGAAGCGCCCGTACTACCGCATCGTCGTGGCCGACTCGCGCTCCCCGCGCGATGGCCGCTTCATCGAGAAGGTCGGCACCTACGATCCGATGAAGCCGAAGGACGACGCCGGTCGCGTGGTCCTCGAGACCGAGAAGGTCCAGGCCTGGCTCGCCAAGGGCGCCCAGCCGACCGACCGCGTCCTGCGCTTCCTCGATGCCGCCGGCCTCCTGAAGCGTTCGCCGCGCAACAACCCGCAGAAGGCCGTCCCGGGCAAGAAGGCCCAGGAGCGCGCCGAGGCCAAGGCCGCCGCTTCTGCGGCCGGCGAAGGCGAGGCTGCGTAA
- a CDS encoding disulfide bond formation protein B has protein sequence MLTPRLAMTLNALGLYAIAAILAVAFAMQFWLHELPCPLCLLQRVAFAALAVGPILNLRFGPRPSHYALSLLAALLGAGIAMRQILLHIMPGDPGYGSALLGLHYYSWAFVCFAAALLLTAAMLLSDRQFKETIETPRLGAFGTTAVFLVIALTLANVAGTFVECGPNVCPDDPVSYRLLSP, from the coding sequence ATGCTGACGCCGCGCCTTGCCATGACGCTCAATGCCCTCGGCCTCTATGCCATCGCGGCAATCCTGGCGGTTGCCTTCGCGATGCAGTTCTGGCTCCACGAGCTGCCCTGCCCCTTGTGCCTGCTGCAGCGGGTCGCCTTCGCGGCCCTGGCCGTGGGGCCGATCCTCAACCTGCGCTTCGGCCCGCGCCCCAGCCATTACGCCCTGTCCCTGCTCGCGGCCCTTCTGGGCGCCGGCATTGCCATGCGGCAGATCCTCCTGCACATCATGCCGGGCGATCCCGGCTACGGCTCGGCGCTCCTCGGCCTTCACTATTACAGCTGGGCCTTCGTCTGCTTCGCGGCCGCTCTCCTGCTCACCGCCGCGATGCTCCTCTCGGACCGGCAGTTCAAGGAGACGATCGAGACACCGCGCCTCGGCGCCTTCGGCACCACGGCGGTGTTCCTCGTCATCGCGCTCACCCTCGCGAACGTGGCCGGCACCTTCGTGGAATGCGGCCCGAATGTCTGCCCGGACGATCCGGTGAGCTATCGGCTGCTCTCACCTTGA
- the leuD gene encoding 3-isopropylmalate dehydratase small subunit: protein MDKFTVLESVAAPLRIINVDTDMIIPKQYLKTIKRTGLGKGLFSEMRYREDGSENPDFVLNQPAYRNAQILVAGDNFGCGSSREHAPWALLDFGIRCVISTSFADIFYNNCFQNGILPIVVSPEDLEKLFDDAERGANATLTVDLANQEIRGPDGGTVKFDIDPFRKHCLLNGLDGIGLTMEKAGTIDTFEQKLSQRAWA, encoded by the coding sequence ATGGACAAGTTCACTGTGCTGGAAAGCGTCGCGGCGCCGCTGCGGATCATCAATGTCGACACCGACATGATCATCCCCAAGCAGTACCTGAAGACGATCAAGCGCACGGGGCTTGGCAAGGGCCTCTTCTCCGAGATGCGCTATCGCGAAGACGGGTCCGAAAACCCGGATTTCGTGCTCAACCAGCCGGCCTACCGCAATGCGCAGATCCTGGTGGCGGGCGACAATTTCGGCTGCGGCTCCTCCCGCGAGCATGCGCCCTGGGCCCTGCTCGATTTCGGGATCCGCTGCGTCATCTCCACGAGCTTCGCGGACATCTTCTACAATAACTGCTTCCAGAACGGCATTCTGCCGATCGTCGTGAGCCCCGAGGATCTGGAGAAGCTCTTCGACGATGCGGAGCGCGGCGCCAATGCGACGCTCACGGTCGACCTGGCGAACCAGGAGATCCGCGGTCCCGACGGCGGCACGGTCAAGTTCGACATCGACCCGTTCCGCAAGCACTGCCTGCTCAATGGACTCGATGGCATCGGCCTGACCATGGAGAAGGCCGGAACCATCGACACCTTCGAGCAGAAGCTCAGCCAGCGCGCCTGGGCCTAA
- a CDS encoding PLP-dependent cysteine synthase family protein codes for MSKTQTILDGIGNTSLIALRNIVPANGARILLKMENENPTGSMKDRMALAMIEAAEADGRLKPGGSVVEYTGGSTGVSLSLVCAVKGYPLDIVTSDAFAQEKLDHMRLLGAELHIVRSDSGRMTEKLTKDMIEEARIIAAAKGSFWTDQMKNRDQLAAYHRMADEIRDQTQGRIDGFVQCVGTAASLRGIAEGLRRHDGRIRITAVEPAESAVLSGGPSGAHKIDGIGAGYVVPLWQEAVADRMERVSTEEAMAMAFRLAREEGLFAGTSTGANVIAALRLAEDLGPDATIVTIMCDTGMKYLKTFGAKLEREAVA; via the coding sequence ATGAGCAAAACGCAGACCATTCTGGACGGGATCGGCAACACCTCCCTGATCGCCCTGCGCAATATCGTGCCGGCGAACGGCGCCCGCATCCTGCTGAAGATGGAGAACGAGAACCCCACCGGCAGCATGAAGGACCGGATGGCGCTCGCCATGATCGAGGCCGCGGAGGCGGACGGGCGCCTGAAGCCGGGAGGCTCGGTGGTGGAATATACCGGCGGCAGCACGGGCGTGTCCCTCTCGCTGGTCTGCGCCGTGAAGGGGTACCCGCTCGACATCGTGACTTCGGACGCCTTCGCCCAGGAGAAGCTCGACCATATGAGGCTCCTGGGGGCGGAGCTTCACATCGTGAGAAGCGACAGCGGCCGCATGACCGAGAAGCTGACCAAGGACATGATCGAGGAAGCCCGGATCATCGCGGCCGCGAAGGGCTCCTTCTGGACCGACCAGATGAAGAACCGGGACCAGCTCGCGGCCTATCACAGGATGGCGGACGAGATCCGGGATCAGACGCAGGGCCGGATCGACGGCTTCGTGCAATGCGTCGGAACGGCGGCCTCCCTTCGCGGAATCGCCGAAGGCCTTCGCCGTCACGATGGACGGATTCGGATCACGGCCGTGGAGCCCGCCGAATCCGCCGTGCTCTCGGGCGGGCCATCGGGCGCGCACAAGATCGACGGGATCGGCGCCGGCTACGTGGTGCCCCTGTGGCAGGAGGCGGTCGCCGACCGGATGGAGCGCGTCTCCACCGAGGAGGCCATGGCCATGGCGTTCCGGCTGGCGCGGGAAGAAGGCCTGTTCGCCGGGACCTCGACGGGCGCCAACGTGATCGCGGCCCTGCGGCTTGCGGAGGATCTCGGGCCCGATGCCACCATCGTCACGATCATGTGCGACACCGGCATGAAATATCTGAAGACCTTCGGGGCCAAGCTCGAACGGGAGGCCGTCGCTTGA
- the rimM gene encoding ribosome maturation factor RimM (Essential for efficient processing of 16S rRNA) — protein MTKKERFNQRSTSPLPPVGRGRGGGASANRSKGALTPPPPPPPHKGEESRSAPARDDLVLVGEFGRAHGLKGEVRLKSFTGDPAAIAGYGPLLTAQGRSISIEKVRPVGGGAPDMLIAQVKGVTSREAAEALNRVPLFVERAKLPPPEEEDEFLLADLIGLDVVDEAGAQIGTVVDVPNYGGGDLLDIRSAGTGATALLPFTKAFVPAVDIPGRRIVAALPEDFFAPARPEPKDEA, from the coding sequence ATGACGAAGAAGGAGCGCTTCAACCAGCGCTCCACTTCACCCCTCCCCCCTGTGGGGAGGGGCAGGGGTGGGGGTGCCAGCGCAAACCGATCCAAGGGTGCGCTGACACCCCCGCCTCCACCTCCTCCCCACAAGGGGGAGGAGAGCAGGTCGGCGCCTGCCAGAGACGACCTCGTCCTCGTCGGCGAGTTCGGCCGTGCCCACGGCCTCAAGGGCGAGGTGCGGCTGAAATCCTTCACGGGCGATCCGGCGGCCATTGCCGGTTACGGCCCGCTGCTCACGGCCCAGGGCCGGAGCATCTCCATTGAAAAAGTCCGCCCGGTCGGCGGCGGAGCGCCCGACATGCTGATCGCGCAGGTCAAGGGCGTGACCTCCCGCGAGGCCGCCGAGGCCCTGAACCGCGTTCCGCTCTTCGTAGAGCGCGCAAAACTTCCTCCTCCCGAGGAGGAAGACGAGTTTCTTCTCGCCGATCTCATCGGCCTTGACGTCGTGGACGAGGCCGGAGCGCAGATCGGCACCGTCGTCGACGTGCCCAATTACGGCGGCGGCGATCTTCTCGACATCCGATCAGCCGGGACGGGCGCCACCGCATTGCTGCCCTTCACCAAGGCTTTCGTGCCGGCGGTCGACATTCCGGGCCGGCGCATCGTCGCGGCCCTGCCGGAGGATTTCTTCGCGCCGGCACGGCCGGAGCCCAAGGACGAAGCGTGA
- a CDS encoding helix-turn-helix domain-containing protein, which translates to MTGHGQFCAVARAHEAIGGRWTLLIVRELLCGSRRFNDIRRGIPRISRTMLSERLQELVSIGAVVRTEGPHGPEYALTEAGQDLMSVVSALGNWGQRWLPRRAEDEDLDLEPLLVDMQRRVRSEALPAEPIVVRFEIEGQRVPRFMLLKGTEVSLCTQNPGFPEPLRVRARLPALAAWWRGDVTFAEARRMGLALEGPKALASAFPTWFARYLFAEVRPARSESQLPARHTARQGGEIPV; encoded by the coding sequence ATGACGGGTCATGGTCAATTCTGTGCCGTAGCGCGCGCCCACGAGGCCATCGGAGGGCGCTGGACCCTTTTGATCGTGCGCGAGCTCCTCTGCGGGAGCCGGCGCTTCAACGACATCCGCCGGGGTATTCCCCGCATTTCCCGCACCATGCTCTCGGAGCGCCTGCAGGAGCTCGTATCCATAGGGGCCGTTGTCCGGACGGAAGGCCCGCACGGTCCTGAATACGCCCTGACGGAAGCCGGGCAGGATCTCATGTCGGTCGTGAGTGCCCTGGGAAACTGGGGCCAGCGGTGGCTGCCCCGACGGGCCGAGGACGAGGATCTCGATCTGGAGCCCCTGCTAGTCGACATGCAGCGGCGGGTCCGGTCCGAGGCTCTCCCTGCGGAGCCGATCGTCGTGCGCTTCGAGATCGAAGGGCAGCGGGTGCCGCGTTTCATGCTGCTGAAAGGCACGGAGGTTTCGCTCTGCACGCAGAACCCGGGCTTTCCGGAGCCGCTGCGGGTCCGGGCCCGGCTTCCCGCCCTGGCGGCCTGGTGGCGGGGGGACGTCACGTTCGCGGAGGCCCGGCGCATGGGCTTGGCCTTAGAAGGGCCGAAGGCGCTTGCCAGCGCCTTTCCGACCTGGTTCGCGCGCTACCTGTTCGCCGAGGTGCGCCCCGCGCGGTCGGAGAGCCAGCTTCCTGCCAGGCACACCGCTCGACAGGGGGGCGAAATTCCTGTATAG
- the trmD gene encoding tRNA (guanosine(37)-N1)-methyltransferase TrmD, producing the protein MFPGPLGLSLSGDALARGVWSLEARNIRDHGLGRHRNVDDTPAGGGVGMVLRCDVMAAALDAAVAPDDPRPKLLMSPRGRPLTQARVRDLAAGPGAVIVCGRFEGVDERVIEGRGLEEVSIGDYVLSGGEIAALVLLDACVRLLPGVMGKEASGHEESFEGNLLEYPQYTRPREWEGRAIPEVLLNGNHAAIDRWRRAEAERITRERRPDLLDR; encoded by the coding sequence ATGTTCCCGGGGCCTCTCGGCCTGTCGCTATCCGGCGATGCTTTGGCGCGGGGCGTCTGGTCGCTGGAAGCGCGCAACATCCGCGACCACGGCCTCGGCCGCCACCGCAACGTGGACGACACGCCGGCCGGCGGCGGCGTCGGCATGGTGCTGCGCTGTGACGTGATGGCGGCGGCTCTCGATGCGGCCGTGGCGCCGGACGATCCCCGCCCGAAGCTGCTCATGAGCCCCCGCGGCCGGCCCCTGACGCAGGCACGGGTACGCGATCTTGCGGCCGGTCCGGGCGCCGTGATCGTCTGCGGGCGGTTCGAGGGCGTCGACGAGCGGGTGATCGAGGGGAGGGGACTGGAGGAAGTCTCCATCGGCGATTACGTGCTCTCGGGCGGCGAGATCGCGGCCCTCGTCCTGCTCGACGCCTGCGTGCGGCTCCTGCCCGGCGTCATGGGCAAGGAGGCCTCGGGCCACGAGGAGAGCTTCGAGGGCAATCTCCTCGAATACCCGCAATATACCCGGCCCCGGGAATGGGAGGGGCGGGCGATCCCCGAGGTCCTGCTCAACGGCAACCATGCGGCCATCGACAGGTGGCGACGGGCGGAGGCGGAGCGGATCACGCGGGAACGGCGGCCGGACCTGCTGGACCGGTAG
- a CDS encoding metallopeptidase family protein, with amino-acid sequence MTTHPLASLHAPSIADFEALAHEAYERLPEAFRQLCKGVVIRIEDFPDDETLREMECESPFDLLGLFRGIGLAQGNAVMETGQFPNMVWLYRRPILDYWAEHEESLGDLVTHVLVHEIGHHFGLSDDDMEAIEAAAG; translated from the coding sequence ATGACAACGCATCCCCTCGCCTCTCTCCATGCTCCCTCCATCGCGGATTTCGAGGCGCTCGCACACGAGGCCTATGAGCGCCTGCCCGAGGCATTCCGGCAGCTCTGCAAGGGCGTGGTGATCCGCATCGAGGATTTTCCCGATGACGAGACCCTGCGAGAGATGGAATGCGAAAGTCCTTTCGATCTGCTCGGCCTGTTCCGCGGCATCGGCCTCGCGCAGGGGAACGCTGTCATGGAGACCGGACAATTCCCCAACATGGTCTGGCTCTATCGCCGCCCGATCCTCGATTACTGGGCCGAGCACGAGGAAAGCCTGGGCGACCTCGTCACCCATGTGCTTGTGCACGAGATCGGCCACCATTTCGGCCTCTCGGACGACGACATGGAAGCCATCGAGGCGGCGGCCGGATGA